In the genome of Streptomyces sp. SAI-127, the window AGCTGCTCCAGCGCGGCGTCGAGGATCGCACGCTCCAGCACGGCGCCGCGCCGACGGAGGGAGGCCGCCTGAGCGGGGGCGGCCGTCCAGCGCGAGGTAACCATCTGAGTGACTCCAGCGAACAGGGAAGCGGGGATTTCGGGGAGGGGCGGGGCACCGCGTGGCGACACGGGGGGACACGCCACGCGCCAACAAACTTAAGTGAACGCTTGCGTTCACTACTAGGGACTCACTACCGTTGACGCAACAGTGAACGCCACCGTTCACTAACGCGCTTGTGGGGGACCCATAGTGACGACCTCTCAGTTGATCAAAGATCAGAAACCAGGTGCGGCCCGCCGGGAAGGGCGACCCGGCATCGCGCTCGCCGTCATCGCGGCCTGCCAACTCATGGTGGTACTCGACGCGACGATTGTGAACATCGCGCTGCCGCACATTCAAGACGCTCTCAAGTTCAGCACCACCGACCTCACATGGGTCGTCAGCGCCTACACGCTCACCTTCGGTGGGCTGCTCCTTCTGGGCGGCCGCGCGGGTGACATCCTCGGGCGCCGCCGGGTCTTCATGACCGGCATCCTGCTGTTCACCTTCGCCTCGTTGCTCGGCGGACTCGCCCAGGAACCCTGGCAGCTGCTGGCCGCCCGCGTCCTGCAGGGCGTGGGTGGCGCGATCGCGTCGCCCACCTCGCTGGCGCTGATCACCACCACGTTCCCCGAAGGGCCCGAGCGCAACCGGGCCTTCGGCGTCTTCGCCGCCGTCTCCGCGGGCGGCGGCGCCATAGGCCTGCTGGCCGGAGGCATGCTCACCGAGTGGCTCGACTGGCGATGGGTGCTCTTCGTCAACGTGCCGATCGGCGTGCTGATCGCGGTACTCACCCCGCTGTACATCAGCGAGTCCGAGCGCCACAGCGGCCGCTTCGACATCGCGGGCGCCCTGACCTCCACGGGGGGCATGGCCCTGCTCGTCTACGGTTTCATCCGCTCCGCCGACGAAGGCTGGCGGGACAGCCTGACCATCGGGTCCTTCGGCATCGCCGTGGTGCTTCTGCTCGCCTTCGCGTTCATCGAGTCGCGCGCCAAGGAGCCGATCACCCCCCTGCGGATGTTCGCCGATCGCAACCGCTCGGGCACGTACGTGATCATGCTGAGTCTCGCCGCCGCGATGTTCGGCATGTTCTTCTACATCGTGCTCTTCGTCCAGAACGTGCTGGACTACAGCCCGATCCAGGCCGGTCTCGCCTTCCTGCCCGTGACGGTCGTGATCGCGCTGGGGGCAGGCCTGTCGCAGCGATTCCTGCCGGTGCTCGGCCCCAAGCCGTTCATGCTCACGGGGTCGGCGCTCGCGGTGACCGGGCTTGCCTGGCAGGCCCTCATCAGCTCCGACAGCTCTTACGTCGGTGGAGTTCTCGGACCCATGCTGATCTTCGGCTTCGGCATGGGCCTGAACTTCGTGACGCTGACGATCACCGCGGTCTCCGGCGTCGCCCAGCATGAGGCCGGCGCGGCCTCCGGGCTGCTCAACGCCACGCAGCAGGTGGGCGGTTCGCTCGGTCTGTCCATCCTGACGACCGTGTTCGGGTCGGCCAGCAAGGACGAGGCCGAGAAGCAGTTGCCGCAATTCATGGCCGACGGTTCGGCGGAGCAGAAGGCGGAGTTCGCCAAGACGCACCAGCTGCCCGCCCCCTGGGGGCACGAAGTGCTCGCCCAGGGCATCTCGTCGGGCTTCGTGGCGGCTGCCTCGATGGCCGTACTCGCCCTGGTCAGCGCCTGGTTGGTGATCAAGGTCCGCAAGAGCGACCTGGAGGCACTCGCCGGCACGGCCGGTCCGGGCCTCGGCTGATGGAGCCGGGCTCACGATGAGCAGCGGATGGCCGGGCCGGGTCCGGAGGATCGACAAGGACGAGAGTCCGGTCATCCGCACGACAAGCACCGCCCACAGCAGGGCGAACACCGCCAACCACCCCATGGCCACACCCCCGCGCCTCTCACGTGTCTTCTGCGTGCACCGGCCCATCCGGCGCACACCAACTGTCACAACAACGAGCAGGCGATTACACAGAGTTCCCATCGCACACGGAGAGTTTTCGGCGATGCGGCCGGGCCAGGCGTGGGTCTCCTAGCCCGGCACCCGCAGCCACTCCGGAAACGCCTCGGTCCGTTGCACCCACTCGGCAGGCGGCGTCCCGGCCTTCCCCCCGGCGATCACACCACCCACGATGGCGCAGGTCGTGTCCACGTCACCGCCCACCTGGGCAGTTGTCCAGAATGCCTCCTCGTAGTCGCCCAGGGACCGGGCGGCGGACCAGAGTGCGAACGGCACGGTGTCGTGTGCCGTGGTCCGGCGCCCGCAGCCCAGCACGGCCGCAACGGTGGAGGCGTCGCCGTAGTCGAGCATGTCGCGTGCCCGCCGCAGCCCCGCGCCGACGGCACTCTTCGGGACGAGCGCAATGACGCCGTCGAGAAACGCCCCGGGGCTGGGCGGGCCACCGGGGGCGGCGGCCAGCGCGGCGGCCGCGGCGACAGCCATGGCGCCGACCACGGCCTCACGGTGCTGGTGCGTGGGATACGCCGAGATCTCGGCCTGGTGGGTCGCCTGCTCCGGGTCGTCGGCGTAGAAGGCCCCGAGGGGCGGGATGCGCATCGCGGCGCCGTTGCCCCAGGAACCCTGCCCGTTGAAGAGAGCCGCGGCGAGCTCGCGCCAGTCGCCGCCCTCGCGGACCAGCCGCAGCAGACGGTTGACGGCGGGGCCGTAGCCCCGGTCGAAATCGTGGTGTTCGGCGAAGGAGTGGGCCAGGGCGTCCTGGTCGATGCGGTGGTGGGCGGCCAGGACGGCCACCACCGAGCAGGCCATCTCGGTGTCGTCCGTCCACTGCCAGTGGCCGGGCGGCAGCTCGCGGTTCTTCAGCAGGGGGTAGTTCACCGGCACGAAGAACTGCGAGCCCAGCGCGTCTCCCACCGCCAGGCCACGCAGACTGGCCAGGGCGCGGCTCAGGCGCCCATCGGGTGTGGAGTCAGCGGTCATCGGTCTGCCACTCTAATCGGTGATCCCGTACGGTTCCGGCTCTCGCCAGCGCCCGAAGGGCCGGTCAAGGGCGTACTTGCCGTCGTCCCCGAGAACGAGCATCCGCATCTCCGCGTTCCCCGGGTTCGACAGTGACTCGAATTCCGCGACCGTCCAGTGGAACCAGCGCATGCAGAACAGCCGCATGGCGAGTCCGTGCGTCACGATCAGGACGTTCGGCGGATGGTCGGGCGCCTCGAAGCTGCGGAACAGGCTCTCCAGGAAGCCGCCCACCCGGTCGTACACGTCGGCCCCGGACTCACCCTGTGCGAACCGGTAGAAGAAGTGCCCGTAGGCGTCCCTGTACGTCTTCTGGAGGCGTACGTCGTCACGGTCCTGCCAGTTTCCCCAGTCCTGCTCCCGCAGCCGGGGTTCCTCACGCACCCGTATGAGCTCGGGGTCCAGGTGGAAGGCGCGGAGCGTCTCGTGCGTACGGCGGTACGGAGAGACGTACACGCTGACGCGTTCGCGGCCCAGCACCTCTCGCAGCCGTTTACCGGTCTCCTCCGCCTGCTGCCAGCCCCGTTCCGTCAGGGCCAGGGCGTGGTCGGGCTCGCGTTCATAAACGGTGTCATCAACATTGCCCGTTGACTCCCCGTGCCGGACAAGGACGATTCGCCGTGGTCGTGCCATGCCAAGACCCTAGATCGGGTGAGGGCGTATCGAGCACTCGTACGGGCTCCATACGGCGTAGGTCACACATTTCCCGCACCATCGGCCACGCAGAGGCGCACGTATGGTGAGTCCGAATTTCAAACCGTCCAGGCCGGTTCCAGATCCAGGATGTCGCCCGTGAGGGCGGCGACGTCGGCGTCGGTCTGGGCGCGCAGAGCGAGCCGTTCCACGCGTTCGGTGCGGTACTTGCCGTGCTCGGCGGCCGACCGCCACATCGAGAGCACCAGGAACTCGTGCCCCGGGGCCTCTCCGAACAGACCCCGGATCATGCCCGGCGAGCCGGCCATCGCCGGGTTCCAGACCTTTTCCTGCATGAGCGTGAAGTGCTCCGCGCGCTCCTCGTGGACGCGGCAGTGGGCGAACCGCACCAGGTCGGCGTCGGTGAAGCGCGGCTCGAAGCCCGTCTTCACGTCGAAGCGGTAGTCGAACAGCTTGACCTGGACGTCCTTGAACGTGCCTGACTGGGCCGCCGCGAGCCGGTCATGGGAACGGGCCATGAAGGAGTCGTAGAAGGAACGGCTCTCCCAGAAGGAGAAGATGTGCGCCACACCCTGTCGCCCCCTGCTCCAGCCTCCGCCCTGTCCCCGAAACCCCGGCTCTCCGAGAAGCCCCGCCCACTTTCGCTGCCCCCGCTCGAATCCGCGGCGGTCCACCACGGTGCAGCGAATCCACTTGACCAGCACGGCGCCATGGTAAGGCCACAGAGCGTGGCGCCGGTCACGCTCGGCGGCAGAGGCGACGCACGAGTGACACACGCGCGTGGCAGGATGGGCAACCGGTCTTACCTGACTGGCAGTTCGGGCCGTGGACACAGGGGGAAGGGGAAATTTGGTGAGCGGCATCAACAAGGGGATCCGCAAGGTCGAGGTCGCGCTCAAGTGGGATCCGAGTCCGGCGGGGCAGCCGGCCACCGACCTGGACATCGTCGCCGCGACCTACGTGGCGGGCGATCCGTACGGCGATCCCGCCTATGTGGTGCACTTCGACAGCCGCTCCCCCGACGGCACCATCTATCTCAACCGGGACAGCAAGGACGGCAAGGGCTTCGGCTGGGACGAGGTCATGACCCTCGAACTCGACCGCCTGGACGCCCGGTACACGCGCGTGGTGGTCGGCGCCGTCATCCAGCAGCGTTCCACACCCCGCACCTTCGTCGGCGTGATCAACCCGGCTCTGCGGATCCGTGAGGGCTACACGGTTCTGGCCGAGGACGACTTCGGCGGCGTCCTCGGCGCCACGGCCGCGAAGGTCGCGGAGTTCGTACGGCAGGAATCCGGCACCTGGGACTTCCACCCCGGGATCAACGGCTTCGAGGAAGACCCCGCGACGTTCACCCGGAGCATGGGCCGGGCGTGACGTGTCAGCCGGCGGTCCAGTCCGGGACCGTCGGCAGCACCGTCTCGGCGACGCGGAGCAACGCGAGGTCATCGGGCAGGACGTCGCCCTGACGCCATATGGAGATCTCGTAGAAGCCGCCGCCGTCCTTGGTGTCCTTGGCGACCAGCAGGCTGCGGGCGATGCCGCCGGGGCCGGTGTCGACCTTGCCGCCGCCGAGGTTGAAGTTGAGGGCGATGGTCCGGTCCGAGTAGAGGACCGCCGGGTGCCCGCCTATCGTCCTGTTCTGCGTCGAACTCCCCAGGAAACCGGCCATCTCGGACACCGGGATGTCGTCGTCGGACGTCGAGAGCTTCACGGAGTAGGTGGACAGCTGCACCTCCGCCTCGGGTGTGACGGTCTTGGTGCCGTCGGCCCAGGTACCCACACTCTCGTTGCCGCTGGCGTTCATCGCGTACTCCGCCGGCGTGCCGAGCAGCGTGGGCAGGTCCGCACGGTTCAGCGCCGTGCACAACCGCACCCCGGAGACCGGCTTCGACGGCCGTGCGCCATCCGACGTGTGGCATTCGGCAGGTTCGGGGTCGCCGGCCTTTTGATGAAAGGTCCCTGACAACACGACGGCCGCGAGGCCCCCGACCACCACCAGTGCCGCGACAGCCTGGCCCCACTCGCTCGGGCCGTTCTCGGGCTGCCTCACGCTCTCCGCGACATCGGCAATCTGCTGCTCAGCCATGTTCCCCGTGTCCCCCACCCTGCCGTTCGCGCCGGTCGTGCGCTGGGGGAGCCTAACGTGTGATCGTCTCGTGGAGAAACGGAAAAGCCGAAGGCGGTGCAGCCGAAGTCCGGCTGCACCGCCCTGGGTTGACTCACATCAGCTGCAGCCGCTGGTCGACCCGCAGCCCTCGCAGATGTAGCAGGAACCGGCCCGCTGCATCTTCGTACCGCAGGAGAAGCACAGCGGGGCATCGGCCTGGATGCCCAGCTGCATCTCCACCAGCTCGGCGCTGGTGTGCGCCTCCTGAGGCGCGGGCTTGGCCGCCTCGACCTCGGCCTTCGGCGTGACGACCGCCTTCAGCTCCTGGGCGCGCGGCGCCGACTGGGCCAGACCCTCGACGTCGACCTCCTCCTCGGTCGGCTCGTAGGAGCCGGTCTCGAGGTGGCGCTGACGCTCCTCGGCGGAGTGGATGCCGAGCGCGGAACGGGTCTCGAAGGGCAGGAAGTCGAGCGCCAGGCGACGGAAGATGTAGTCGACGATCGACTGCGCCATCCGCACGTCCGGGTCGTCCGTCATGCCGGCCGGCTCGAAGCGCATGTTCGTGAACTTCGAGACGTACGTCTCCAGCGGCACGCCGTACTGCAGGCCCACCGAGACAGCGATGGAGAAGGCGTCCATCATGCCCGCGAGGGTCGAGCCCTGCTTCGACATCTTCAGGAAGACCTCGCCGAGACCGTCGTCCGGGTAGGAGTTGGCGGTCATGTAGCCCTCGGCGCCGCCGACGGTGAAGGACGTCGTGATGCCGGGACGGCCCTTCGGGAGGCGCTTGCGGACCGGACGGTACTCGATGACCTTCTCGACCGCCGCGCGGATGGTCTCCTCGGCCTTCTCCGTGACCTCGGCCTTCTCCTTCTCCTTGGTCTTGGCGGAGAGGGGCTGGCCGACCTTGCAGTTGTCGCGGTAGATGGCGAGCGCCTTGACGCCCATCTTCCAGGCCTCGAAGTAGACCTCTTCGACGTCCTCGACGGTCGCCGTCTCCGGCAGGTTGACCGTCTTGGAGAGCGCGCCGGAGATCCAGGGCTGGATCGCGGCCATCATGCGGACGTGGCCCATCGCGGAGATGGAGCGCTCGCCCATGGCGCAGTCGAAGACCTCGTAGTGCTCGTGCTTGAGGCCGGGAGCGTCGATCACATTGCCGTTCTCGGCGATGTGGGCGACGATCGCCTCGATCTGCTCCTCCTGGTAGCCCAGGCGACGCAGGGCCTGCGGAACGGTGCCGTTGACGATCTGCATCGAGCCGCCGCCGACCAGCTTCTTGAACTTGACCAGCGCGAGGTCGGGCTCAAGACCGGTGGTGTCGCAGGACATCGCGAGACCGATGGTGCCGGTCGGAGCGATGACGGACGCCTGGGCGTTACGGAAACCGTTCTTCTCACCGAGACGCAGCACGTCCTGCCAGGCCTCCGTGGCGGCGGCCCAGATCGGCGTGTCCAGGTCGTCCATGCGGACGGCCTTGGTGTTCTCGTCGGAGTGCTGCTTCATGACACGCAGGTGCGGCTGCGCGTTGCGGGCGTAGCCGTCGTACGGGCCGACGACCGCGGCGAGTTCGGCGGAACGCTTGTACGACGTGCCGGTCATCAGGGAGGTGATGGACCCGGCGAGAGCCCGGCCGCCGTCGGAGTCGTACGCGTGGCCGGTTGCCATCAGCAGGGCACCGAGGTTGGCGTAGCCGATGCCGAGCTGGCGGAACGCGCGCGTGTTCTCACCGATCTTCTGCGTCGGGAAGTCCGCGAAGCAGATGGAGATGTCCATCGCGGTGATGACGAGTTCGACGACCTTGGCGAAGCGCTCCACGTCGAAGGACTGGTTGCCCTTGCTGTCGTCCTTGAGGAACTTCATGAGGTTCAGCGAGGCGAGGTTGCAGGACGTGTTGTCCAGGTGCATGTACTCGCTGCAGGGGTTCGAGCCGTTGATGCGGCCGGACTCCGGGCAGGTGTGCCAGTGGTTGATGGTGTCGTCGTACTGGATGCCCGGGTCGGCGCAGGCCCAGGCGGCCTCGGCCATCTTGCGGAACAGCGCCTTGGCCTCGACCTCCTCGATGACCTCGCCGGTCATGCGGGACGTCAGGCCGAACTTGCCACCCGTCTCGACGGCCTTCATGAACGTGTCGTTCACGCGGACCGAGTTGTTGGCGTTCTGGTACTGCACCGACGTGATGTCGTCGCCGCCCAGGTCCATGTCGAAGCCCGCGTCGCGAAGGGCGCGGATCTTCTCCTCCTCCTTCACCTTGGTCTCGATGAAGTCCTCGATGTCGGGGTGGTCGACGTCGAGGATGACCATCTTGGCGGCGCGGCGCGTGGCGCCACCCGACTTGATCGTTCCTGCGGAGGCGTCGGCGCCACGCATGAAGGAGACCGGACCGGAGGCGTTGCCGCCCGAGGACAGCAGCTCCTTGGAGGAGCGGATACGCGAGAGGTTCAGGCCGGCACCGGAGCCGCCCTTGAAGATCATGCCCTCTTCCTTGTACCAGTCGAGGATCGACTCCATGGAGTCGTCGACGGCCAGGATGAAGCAGGCCGAGACCTGCTGCGGCTGGGGCGTACCGACGTTGAACCACACCGGGCTGTTGAAGCTGAAGATCTGGTGCAGGAGGGCGTACGCCAGCTCGTGCTCGAAGATCTCCGCGTCGGCGGGCGAGGCGAAGTACTTGTAGTCCTCGCCGGCCTTCCGATACGTCTTCACGATGCGGTCGATGAGCTGCCTGAGGCTCACCTCGCGCTGGGGGGTGCCGACGGCACCGCGGAAGTACTTGCTGGTGACGATGTTGACCGCGTTCACCGACCAGAAGTCGGGGAACTCGACGCCACGCTGCTCGAAGTTGACCGAGCCGTCGCGCCAGTTGGTCATGACGACGTCACGGCGCTCCCAGGCCACCTCGTCGTACGGGTGCACGCCGGGGGTGGTGTGGATGCGCTCGATACGCAGGCCCTTGTTCGCTGCCGCCTTGGTGCCCTTGGCGCGGGAACTCCGTGCCGGACCGCTCGCCGTCTCTGTCATGCCGCCTCCCTGTACGGGCGAAAACGCCCTGAAGTGCCCCGATGTTCCCGTGGCACGGTGTTCTGTCTGGTATTGCGGGCACCCACTCGCTACCGCCCGCAACAGGTCTTCGGTCGCCGCCGTCCGGCCGGTCCGGGGTCCTGGCCCGGTCCGGCCCGCCGATCAGTCGGCGGCGCGGGCGGGCTCGGGGAGTTGAGCAGTCCCTCCGGGCCCGCGATCGTCTTCCTGGCTCCCCGCGACGGCCTCTTCGCCGTCCACAGCCCCTCCGCGGTCCTCGTCGTCCGCGGCGGGGGGTCCCGTCTCCCTCAG includes:
- a CDS encoding DUF6215 domain-containing protein: MAEQQIADVAESVRQPENGPSEWGQAVAALVVVGGLAAVVLSGTFHQKAGDPEPAECHTSDGARPSKPVSGVRLCTALNRADLPTLLGTPAEYAMNASGNESVGTWADGTKTVTPEAEVQLSTYSVKLSTSDDDIPVSEMAGFLGSSTQNRTIGGHPAVLYSDRTIALNFNLGGGKVDTGPGGIARSLLVAKDTKDGGGFYEISIWRQGDVLPDDLALLRVAETVLPTVPDWTAG
- a CDS encoding YdbC family protein gives rise to the protein MLVKWIRCTVVDRRGFERGQRKWAGLLGEPGFRGQGGGWSRGRQGVAHIFSFWESRSFYDSFMARSHDRLAAAQSGTFKDVQVKLFDYRFDVKTGFEPRFTDADLVRFAHCRVHEERAEHFTLMQEKVWNPAMAGSPGMIRGLFGEAPGHEFLVLSMWRSAAEHGKYRTERVERLALRAQTDADVAALTGDILDLEPAWTV
- a CDS encoding MFS transporter, whose translation is MTTSQLIKDQKPGAARREGRPGIALAVIAACQLMVVLDATIVNIALPHIQDALKFSTTDLTWVVSAYTLTFGGLLLLGGRAGDILGRRRVFMTGILLFTFASLLGGLAQEPWQLLAARVLQGVGGAIASPTSLALITTTFPEGPERNRAFGVFAAVSAGGGAIGLLAGGMLTEWLDWRWVLFVNVPIGVLIAVLTPLYISESERHSGRFDIAGALTSTGGMALLVYGFIRSADEGWRDSLTIGSFGIAVVLLLAFAFIESRAKEPITPLRMFADRNRSGTYVIMLSLAAAMFGMFFYIVLFVQNVLDYSPIQAGLAFLPVTVVIALGAGLSQRFLPVLGPKPFMLTGSALAVTGLAWQALISSDSSYVGGVLGPMLIFGFGMGLNFVTLTITAVSGVAQHEAGAASGLLNATQQVGGSLGLSILTTVFGSASKDEAEKQLPQFMADGSAEQKAEFAKTHQLPAPWGHEVLAQGISSGFVAAASMAVLALVSAWLVIKVRKSDLEALAGTAGPGLG
- a CDS encoding TerD family protein, which gives rise to MSGINKGIRKVEVALKWDPSPAGQPATDLDIVAATYVAGDPYGDPAYVVHFDSRSPDGTIYLNRDSKDGKGFGWDEVMTLELDRLDARYTRVVVGAVIQQRSTPRTFVGVINPALRIREGYTVLAEDDFGGVLGATAAKVAEFVRQESGTWDFHPGINGFEEDPATFTRSMGRA
- a CDS encoding ADP-ribosylglycohydrolase family protein, whose product is MTADSTPDGRLSRALASLRGLAVGDALGSQFFVPVNYPLLKNRELPPGHWQWTDDTEMACSVVAVLAAHHRIDQDALAHSFAEHHDFDRGYGPAVNRLLRLVREGGDWRELAAALFNGQGSWGNGAAMRIPPLGAFYADDPEQATHQAEISAYPTHQHREAVVGAMAVAAAAALAAAPGGPPSPGAFLDGVIALVPKSAVGAGLRRARDMLDYGDASTVAAVLGCGRRTTAHDTVPFALWSAARSLGDYEEAFWTTAQVGGDVDTTCAIVGGVIAGGKAGTPPAEWVQRTEAFPEWLRVPG
- a CDS encoding vitamin B12-dependent ribonucleotide reductase, which translates into the protein MTETASGPARSSRAKGTKAAANKGLRIERIHTTPGVHPYDEVAWERRDVVMTNWRDGSVNFEQRGVEFPDFWSVNAVNIVTSKYFRGAVGTPQREVSLRQLIDRIVKTYRKAGEDYKYFASPADAEIFEHELAYALLHQIFSFNSPVWFNVGTPQPQQVSACFILAVDDSMESILDWYKEEGMIFKGGSGAGLNLSRIRSSKELLSSGGNASGPVSFMRGADASAGTIKSGGATRRAAKMVILDVDHPDIEDFIETKVKEEEKIRALRDAGFDMDLGGDDITSVQYQNANNSVRVNDTFMKAVETGGKFGLTSRMTGEVIEEVEAKALFRKMAEAAWACADPGIQYDDTINHWHTCPESGRINGSNPCSEYMHLDNTSCNLASLNLMKFLKDDSKGNQSFDVERFAKVVELVITAMDISICFADFPTQKIGENTRAFRQLGIGYANLGALLMATGHAYDSDGGRALAGSITSLMTGTSYKRSAELAAVVGPYDGYARNAQPHLRVMKQHSDENTKAVRMDDLDTPIWAAATEAWQDVLRLGEKNGFRNAQASVIAPTGTIGLAMSCDTTGLEPDLALVKFKKLVGGGSMQIVNGTVPQALRRLGYQEEQIEAIVAHIAENGNVIDAPGLKHEHYEVFDCAMGERSISAMGHVRMMAAIQPWISGALSKTVNLPETATVEDVEEVYFEAWKMGVKALAIYRDNCKVGQPLSAKTKEKEKAEVTEKAEETIRAAVEKVIEYRPVRKRLPKGRPGITTSFTVGGAEGYMTANSYPDDGLGEVFLKMSKQGSTLAGMMDAFSIAVSVGLQYGVPLETYVSKFTNMRFEPAGMTDDPDVRMAQSIVDYIFRRLALDFLPFETRSALGIHSAEERQRHLETGSYEPTEEEVDVEGLAQSAPRAQELKAVVTPKAEVEAAKPAPQEAHTSAELVEMQLGIQADAPLCFSCGTKMQRAGSCYICEGCGSTSGCS
- a CDS encoding histidine phosphatase family protein is translated as MARPRRIVLVRHGESTGNVDDTVYEREPDHALALTERGWQQAEETGKRLREVLGRERVSVYVSPYRRTHETLRAFHLDPELIRVREEPRLREQDWGNWQDRDDVRLQKTYRDAYGHFFYRFAQGESGADVYDRVGGFLESLFRSFEAPDHPPNVLIVTHGLAMRLFCMRWFHWTVAEFESLSNPGNAEMRMLVLGDDGKYALDRPFGRWREPEPYGITD